Sequence from the Microtus pennsylvanicus isolate mMicPen1 chromosome 12, mMicPen1.hap1, whole genome shotgun sequence genome:
ATGGTGTCAGCGTCCAGTTCTGGCGCTCCTCTGGCCGCCGCCCCGGGGCCCTGCGCCCCGTCGCCCTTCCCCGAGGTAGTGGAGCTGAATGTTGGCGGCCAGGTCTATGTGACCAAGCACTCTACGCTGCTCAGCGTCCCGGACAGCACTCTGGCCAGCATGTTCTCGCCCTCTAGTCCCCGGGGCGGCGCTCGGCGCCGGGGCGAGTTGCCCAGGGATAGCCGAGCGCGCTTCTTCATCGACCGCGACGGTTTCCTCTTTAGGTACGTTCTGGATTACCTGCGGGACAAGCAGCTGGCGCTACCCGAGCACTTCCCCGAGAAGGAGCGGCTTCTGCGCGAGGCAGAGTTCTTCCAGCTCACCGACTTGGTTAAGCTGCTGTCGCCCAAGGTCACCAAGCAGAACTCGCTCAACGACGAGGGCTGCCAGAGTGACCTGGAGGACAATGTTTCCCAGGGCAGCAGCGATGCACTGCTGCTGCGTGGGGCGGCGGCCGGTGGCGCGCCCTCGGGCTCTGGAGCGCATGGTGTCAGTGGCGTTGTCGGTGGCAGCGGCGCTCCGGACAAGCGCTCTGGCTTCCTCACCCTGGGCTACCGTGGCTCCTACACGACAGTGCGTGACAACCAGGCAGATGCCAAGTTCAGGCGTGTGGCGCGCATCATGGTGTGCGGACGCATAGCCTTGGCCAAAGAGGTCTTTGGGGACACTCTTAATGAGAGTCGCGACCCTGACCGGCAGCCGGAGAAGTACACGTCCCGCTTCTACCTCAAGTTCACCTACTTGGAGCAGGCGTTCGACCGACTGTCTGAGGCCGGCTTCCACATGGTGGCGTGCAACTCCTCTGGCACTGCCGCCTTTGTCAATCAGTACCGAGACGACAAGATCTGGAGCAGTTATACCGAGTACATCTTCTTCCGTAAGTTAGCAACCTACCTACCTATGCATTTCATACCCTTTCTCCACCAAGGCAGACTTGCTGCGAGAGGAGCCCCGCTGTGGCCAGGAAGGGATGTTCCCTGCGGGAGTGCCCTGGCGGCAAGTCTGCTAATCAGTACCGGAGGTCCCCCTCCAGCGTCCCTTGAGTAGTGCAGTGTAAGCATCCTGGTCTCCCACGCCCCGCCCTTCCCCCTGCAttactgaattcaggttctcatccTGAATTTATTCATCCTGTCCTCTTGCCGCGCCTAATTCCAGGATCCTCTGGACACCCTTCACAGCACAGGCACAGGGTTAAGAGGAGACAGAGCACTGTCTGTGCCTATGGGCCATCCTCCTCTTGTCTGATGAGATGCAAGTTTAGGGCCGTTTATTTGAGCGTTCTTCTAAGGGGCGAACTAGTGTGAAGACAGGGCAGCTCACGCCAGAATTATTTTCTGTGGTGCGGTCCCTCAGTCCCGCGCAAGAGCTCCAGTTGTATGTGATTTTGGAAGGGAACAATTCAAGAGGCTGTGAATGTACCTCTAGAGCACTTCCTCCTGGGTGCTCCCTCACACATGAGGGCTGCTAATGTAACATGCCCTCCAGTAACTAGTAACAAGATAGGTTTTCCTTTGTTGCTTACCTCCAGTGCAACTGTCCAATGTTTTGAACAGGGCTCAGAGGGGAGAATTGAGttttggcttgtgtgtgtgtgtgtgtgtaaaggagcAGAGTGTTGAATCAACTTGACCAAGGTAAATAAATGCATCACTTTCTAAAAAAAGGAGAGTCTGTGGGAATTCTTAGACAAGATGCTGTGTTTCCAGATGGGGCTTTGTTGAGTTCAAAAATCTCAAACAACATCACAGTCTTAATATGCAGGGGGTTGTGGGTTTATCATGAGTGAGGCTAGGATTGCaaggtgaagaaaataaaaagtacgGATGGCAGCAGGGAGATTATTTGGCATTTTCACTCGGCAAGATATAAGAAGCTTGAAAACCACACACacgcgcctgtgtgtgtgtgtgtgtgtgtgttcagtcgGGTGGAGACAGCACTAAAAGCCTATAATGGAAGTAGTCTGGCTTTCATTGCGTTTGGTTTGCTAAGAAGCTCTCAGTTGCAAagcaaaaatgaataattttctacaCTTGACTAGAGAGAGTGGAAGGGGCCTCTTTTTATACAG
This genomic interval carries:
- the Kctd8 gene encoding BTB/POZ domain-containing protein KCTD8, which produces MALKDTGSGGSTILPISEMVSASSSGAPLAAAPGPCAPSPFPEVVELNVGGQVYVTKHSTLLSVPDSTLASMFSPSSPRGGARRRGELPRDSRARFFIDRDGFLFRYVLDYLRDKQLALPEHFPEKERLLREAEFFQLTDLVKLLSPKVTKQNSLNDEGCQSDLEDNVSQGSSDALLLRGAAAGGAPSGSGAHGVSGVVGGSGAPDKRSGFLTLGYRGSYTTVRDNQADAKFRRVARIMVCGRIALAKEVFGDTLNESRDPDRQPEKYTSRFYLKFTYLEQAFDRLSEAGFHMVACNSSGTAAFVNQYRDDKIWSSYTEYIFFRPPQKIVSPKQEHDDRKHDKVADKGSESGTSCNELSTSSCDSHSEASTPQDNPPNAQQAAAHQPNTLTLDRPSKKAPVQWMPPPDKRRNSELFQSLISKSRDTNLSKKKVCEKLSVEEEMKKCIQDFKKIHIPDCFPERKRQWQSELLQKYGL